A DNA window from Actinomadura coerulea contains the following coding sequences:
- a CDS encoding winged helix-turn-helix transcriptional regulator, translating to MALGKDYAAQDCSLARALEVVGERWTLLIVRDAFYGVRRFSDFLVHLDIPRAVLSARLQSLVDAGVLVKDGHDYVLTEMGKELWPVVHTLARWAEDHLSAEPCRVFVHLACGTEIGPDGRCASCGRHVAPDELEIHAGPGVRRRTDPVSMVLRRPHRLLEPIRT from the coding sequence ATGGCACTCGGCAAGGACTACGCGGCGCAGGACTGCTCGCTGGCCCGCGCGCTGGAGGTCGTGGGGGAGCGCTGGACGCTGCTGATCGTCCGGGACGCCTTCTACGGCGTCCGCCGCTTCAGCGACTTCCTCGTCCACCTGGACATCCCCCGCGCGGTGCTGTCGGCGCGGCTCCAGTCCCTGGTCGACGCCGGCGTCCTCGTCAAGGACGGCCACGACTACGTGCTGACGGAGATGGGCAAGGAGCTGTGGCCGGTCGTCCACACCCTCGCCCGCTGGGCGGAGGACCACCTGTCCGCCGAGCCGTGCCGCGTCTTCGTCCACCTCGCCTGCGGCACCGAGATCGGCCCGGACGGGCGGTGCGCGTCCTGCGGGCGGCACGTCGCCCCGGACGAGCTGGAGATCCACGCCGGGCCCGGCGTCCGCCGCCGCACCGACCCGGTCAGCATGGTGCTGCGCAGACCGCACCGGCTGCTGGAGCCGATCCGCACCTGA
- a CDS encoding VWA domain-containing protein has product MVSLVDRHTGFVAELRRAGLPVSVAEGLDAVRAVRAVDLLDRESLRAAYAATVVKRPQHRATFDTLFDLWFPAAVGDGAGAARDPGRPARTVDDEGRPVPAALDPRVQRRREELADLLLSGDDAGLRRFARLAVAEYGRTPGQESWFSSGVLSALSPETLMARLLESVLTGRERGGMAERVARRTFRDRIARFSGLVAGEVRRRIAEDTGVERTARIAVRPPLERLDFAGATRAEMEALRREVYPLARRLASRLVQRQRHGRRGRLDFRRTVRASLASGGVPLTTHHRPRRPHRPELVVLCDASDSVSAFAHFTLLLTFALREQFSKVRAFAFIDATDEITKYFAPGADVTSAMTRLAAEADLVWITGRSNYGHAFKVFDDRYRDAVTPRTSLLILGDARSNYGELSLPIVRSMADRARHAYWLNPEPRAQWDTGDSAASRYGELVPMYECRNLTQLAAFIEELA; this is encoded by the coding sequence ATGGTCTCACTCGTCGACCGGCACACCGGGTTCGTCGCGGAGCTGCGGCGGGCCGGTCTGCCGGTGTCGGTCGCCGAGGGGCTGGACGCGGTGCGCGCCGTGCGGGCCGTCGACCTGCTCGACCGCGAGTCGCTGCGCGCCGCCTACGCCGCGACGGTCGTCAAGCGGCCCCAGCACCGCGCGACGTTCGACACGCTCTTCGACCTGTGGTTTCCGGCGGCCGTCGGGGACGGCGCCGGAGCGGCGCGCGACCCCGGGCGCCCGGCGAGGACGGTCGACGACGAGGGCAGGCCCGTCCCCGCGGCGCTCGACCCGCGGGTGCAGCGGCGCCGGGAGGAGCTCGCCGACCTGCTCTTGTCCGGGGACGACGCAGGGCTCCGCCGGTTCGCCCGGCTGGCCGTCGCCGAGTACGGCCGGACGCCCGGGCAGGAGTCGTGGTTCTCCTCCGGCGTGCTGAGCGCGCTGTCGCCGGAGACCCTGATGGCGCGGCTGCTGGAGTCGGTGCTGACCGGGCGGGAGCGCGGCGGCATGGCCGAGCGCGTCGCGCGCCGGACGTTCCGCGACCGCATCGCCCGGTTCTCCGGCCTCGTCGCGGGCGAGGTGCGGCGCCGCATCGCCGAGGACACCGGGGTCGAGCGGACCGCCCGCATCGCCGTGCGCCCCCCGCTGGAGCGGCTCGACTTCGCCGGCGCGACCCGCGCCGAGATGGAGGCGCTGCGCCGCGAGGTGTATCCGCTGGCGCGCAGGCTGGCGTCCCGGCTGGTGCAGAGGCAGCGGCACGGGCGGCGGGGCCGGCTCGACTTCCGGCGGACGGTGCGCGCGTCCCTGGCCAGCGGGGGAGTGCCGCTCACCACCCACCACCGGCCGCGGCGCCCGCACCGGCCCGAGCTGGTGGTGCTGTGCGACGCCAGCGACTCGGTGTCGGCGTTCGCGCACTTCACGCTGCTGCTGACGTTCGCGCTGCGGGAGCAGTTCAGCAAGGTCCGCGCGTTCGCCTTCATCGACGCCACCGACGAGATCACCAAGTACTTCGCGCCGGGCGCGGACGTCACGAGCGCGATGACCCGCCTCGCCGCCGAGGCCGACCTCGTGTGGATCACGGGCCGGTCCAACTACGGCCACGCCTTCAAGGTGTTCGACGACAGGTACCGCGACGCCGTCACCCCGAGGACGTCCCTGCTGATCCTCGGCGACGCGCGGTCCAACTACGGGGAGCTGTCCCTGCCGATCGTGCGGTCGATGGCGGACCGGGCCCGGCACGCGTACTGGCTCAACCCGGAGCCGCGCGCCCAGTGGGACACCGGCGACTCCGCCGCGTCCCGCTACGGGGAGCTGGTCCCCATGTACGAGTGCCGGAACCTGACGCAGCTGGCCGCCTTCATCGAGGAGCTCGCCTAG
- a CDS encoding MFS transporter — MTTLATPRAAQSAPGTAAALTLPAAATLLALMNYCAPAATLADTARGLRAGATAQIWLMSSISLGLAAALLAAGSLADDHGRRRVFVIGAGALAVSSVACALAPNAAVFIAGRVAQGAASAALLVTGLGIVGASFAPGPRRARATGMWGAMVGLGIALGPIAAAGLTAAGGWRLWYWATVAASAVLAAAASRALTESRAERPRGVDVPGLATMSLGVAALVAAITWGRTGWTSPGVLALFAAAAVLLAAFVLVESRRREPMVDLALFRRPAFLLSVTGALVTGLAVIGVMTYLATMMSLVMGLSAIAAALVLAIWSGLSFLVALQAHRLPARVPVRRLLAAGFALAGVSELALAALAPDAHWWRLVPGLAAAGVASGLTNAMLARLAVESVPADRASMGAGANNTARYIGASLGVAIVGAVATGFGHDAASLAHGTNVAMVVSAVAALAYAVLALVIRDRAA; from the coding sequence ATGACGACCCTGGCGACCCCCCGCGCCGCGCAGAGCGCGCCGGGCACCGCCGCCGCGCTGACACTGCCGGCCGCCGCCACCCTCCTGGCCCTGATGAACTACTGCGCGCCCGCGGCGACGCTGGCCGACACCGCGCGCGGGCTGCGCGCCGGGGCGACCGCGCAGATCTGGCTGATGAGCTCGATCAGCCTCGGCCTCGCGGCGGCGCTGCTGGCCGCGGGCAGCCTCGCCGACGACCACGGCCGCAGGCGCGTCTTCGTGATCGGCGCGGGGGCGCTCGCCGTCTCCAGCGTCGCCTGCGCGCTCGCGCCCAACGCCGCGGTGTTCATCGCCGGCCGCGTCGCGCAGGGCGCGGCCAGCGCCGCCCTGCTGGTGACCGGGCTCGGCATCGTCGGCGCCTCGTTCGCGCCGGGCCCGCGGCGGGCGCGGGCCACCGGCATGTGGGGCGCGATGGTCGGCCTCGGCATCGCGCTCGGCCCCATCGCGGCGGCCGGGCTGACCGCGGCCGGCGGCTGGCGGCTCTGGTACTGGGCCACGGTCGCCGCGTCCGCGGTGCTCGCCGCGGCGGCGTCCCGCGCGCTCACCGAGTCGCGGGCCGAGCGTCCGCGCGGCGTGGACGTGCCGGGACTGGCCACCATGAGCCTCGGCGTGGCGGCGCTGGTGGCCGCGATCACCTGGGGCCGCACCGGCTGGACGTCCCCGGGCGTCCTCGCGCTCTTCGCCGCCGCGGCGGTCCTGCTGGCGGCGTTCGTCCTCGTGGAGTCGCGGCGGCGGGAGCCGATGGTCGACCTGGCGCTGTTCCGGCGGCCGGCGTTCCTGCTGTCGGTGACCGGGGCGCTCGTCACCGGGCTCGCCGTGATCGGCGTCATGACCTACCTGGCGACGATGATGAGCCTGGTGATGGGCCTGTCCGCGATCGCGGCGGCGCTGGTCCTGGCGATCTGGTCCGGGCTGTCGTTCCTCGTCGCCCTGCAGGCCCACCGCCTCCCGGCGCGGGTGCCCGTCCGGCGCCTGCTCGCCGCCGGGTTCGCGCTCGCCGGCGTCAGCGAGCTCGCGCTGGCGGCCCTGGCCCCGGACGCGCACTGGTGGCGGCTCGTCCCCGGGCTCGCCGCCGCCGGCGTCGCGAGCGGACTGACCAACGCGATGCTCGCCCGGCTCGCCGTGGAGAGCGTCCCGGCCGACCGCGCGAGCATGGGGGCCGGCGCCAACAACACCGCCCGCTACATCGGGGCGTCGCTGGGCGTGGCGATCGTCGGGGCCGTCGCGACGGGTTTCGGCCACGACGCGGCCTCGCTCGCGCACGGCACGAACGTCGCGATGGTCGTCTCGGCCGTCGCCGCGCTCGCCTACGCCGTCCTCGCCCTGGTGATCCGGGACCGGGCGGCCTGA